A genomic region of Ensifer adhaerens contains the following coding sequences:
- the smpB gene encoding SsrA-binding protein SmpB has translation MAPKGSQRTVNKVVAENRKARFNYEIVDTYEAGLVLTGTEVKSLREGKANIAESYATDEGGEIWLINSYLPEYLQANRFNHETRRRRKLLLSKREVNRLQGAVNREGMSLIPLRIYFNERGRAKLELALGKGKKLHDKRESAKERDWNRQKSRLLKDRG, from the coding sequence ATGGCACCCAAAGGAAGCCAGCGCACGGTCAACAAGGTTGTGGCGGAAAACCGGAAGGCCCGCTTCAACTATGAGATCGTCGACACCTACGAGGCCGGTCTGGTTTTGACCGGCACCGAGGTCAAGTCGCTGCGCGAAGGCAAGGCCAACATTGCTGAATCCTATGCGACGGACGAAGGCGGAGAGATCTGGCTGATCAACTCCTATCTGCCGGAATATCTGCAGGCGAACCGCTTCAACCACGAAACGCGGCGTCGGCGGAAGCTGCTTCTGTCGAAGCGCGAAGTCAATCGCCTTCAGGGCGCGGTCAACCGCGAAGGCATGTCGCTGATCCCGCTGCGCATCTATTTCAACGAGCGGGGCCGGGCCAAGCTCGAGTTGGCGCTCGGCAAGGGCAAGAAACTGCACGACAAGCGCGAGAGCGCGAAAGAGCGCGATTGGAATCGGCAGAAAAGCCGTCTGCTGAAGGATCGCGGCTAG
- the rpoZ gene encoding DNA-directed RNA polymerase subunit omega, which translates to MARVTVEDCIDKVDNRFELVLLASHRARLISQGAAITIDRDNDKNPVVALREIADETLSPGDLKEDLIHSLQKHVEVDEPEPDPASLLQSETETTFTEVAEDEDQPEAITFDRMSEEELLAGIEGLVPPEKSDDY; encoded by the coding sequence ATGGCCCGCGTCACCGTCGAAGATTGCATCGACAAGGTCGATAACCGTTTCGAACTCGTTCTGCTTGCCAGCCACCGCGCGCGCCTGATCTCCCAGGGTGCCGCCATCACCATCGACCGCGACAACGACAAGAACCCGGTCGTAGCGCTTCGCGAGATCGCCGATGAGACCCTTTCTCCCGGCGACCTCAAGGAAGATCTGATCCACTCGCTGCAGAAGCACGTCGAGGTGGACGAGCCCGAGCCGGATCCGGCTTCGCTGCTGCAGTCGGAAACGGAAACCACGTTTACCGAAGTTGCCGAGGACGAAGACCAGCCGGAAGCGATCACTTTCGACCGCATGTCGGAAGAGGAGCTGCTGGCCGGCATCGAAGGTCTTGTGCCGCCGGAAAAGAGCGACGACTACTGA
- a CDS encoding NYN domain-containing protein: MFDPREKIALFIDGANLYAASKSLGFDIDYRKLLKAFQKRGYLLRAYYYTALIEDQEYSSIRPLIDWLDYNGYKVVTKPAKEFTDSLGRRKIKGNMDIELAIDAMEQSETVDHLVIFSGDGDFTTLVEALQRRGRKVSVVSTMSTQPPMIADDLRRQADHFIDLATLRAEIGREPSERTPRHAPEPVADPVEI, encoded by the coding sequence ATGTTTGATCCCCGCGAAAAGATCGCACTTTTTATCGACGGCGCAAATCTCTACGCGGCATCGAAGAGTCTCGGCTTCGACATCGACTATCGCAAACTCCTGAAAGCATTTCAGAAACGCGGCTATCTGCTGCGCGCCTACTACTACACCGCACTCATCGAAGATCAGGAATATTCTTCGATCCGCCCACTGATCGATTGGCTAGACTACAACGGTTACAAGGTCGTGACGAAGCCGGCCAAGGAATTCACCGACTCACTTGGTCGCCGCAAGATCAAGGGCAATATGGACATCGAACTTGCAATCGATGCCATGGAACAGTCTGAAACGGTCGATCACCTCGTCATCTTTTCCGGTGATGGCGATTTCACAACGCTCGTCGAAGCCCTGCAGCGCCGCGGCCGCAAGGTTTCCGTTGTCTCGACGATGTCGACCCAGCCGCCAATGATCGCTGACGACCTGCGCCGTCAGGCGGATCATTTCATCGATCTCGCCACCCTGCGGGCAGAGATCGGTCGCGAGCCTTCCGAACGCACGCCGCGCCATGCCCCCGAGCCGGTGGCGGACCCCGTCGAGATCTGA
- the dapA gene encoding 4-hydroxy-tetrahydrodipicolinate synthase, with amino-acid sequence MFKGSIPALVTPFTATGAVDADGFVAHVEWQIKEGSHGLVPVGTTGESPTLSHDEHKKVVELCIEAAAKRVPVIAGAGSNNTTEAIELAQHAEQAGADAILVVTPYYNKPTQKGLFAHFAAIAESVKLPIVIYNIPGRSVVDMSVETMAALAKAYSNIIGVKDATGKIERVSEQRMACGPDFVQLSGEDATALGFNAHGGVGCISVTANVAPRLCAEFQEATLAGEFAKALDYQDKLMPLHKAIFMEPGLCGAKYALNRLGRMSRAVRSPLLSTLEPATEAAIDAALRHAGLMN; translated from the coding sequence ATGTTCAAGGGTTCCATTCCCGCTCTCGTAACACCGTTCACCGCGACCGGCGCGGTGGATGCGGATGGTTTCGTCGCGCATGTGGAATGGCAGATAAAAGAGGGCAGCCATGGTCTCGTGCCGGTCGGAACCACCGGCGAGTCTCCGACCCTTTCCCATGACGAGCACAAGAAAGTCGTCGAACTCTGCATCGAGGCAGCCGCCAAGCGGGTGCCGGTGATCGCCGGCGCCGGCTCCAACAACACGACGGAAGCGATCGAGCTCGCGCAGCATGCCGAACAGGCTGGTGCCGACGCGATCCTCGTAGTCACGCCTTACTACAACAAGCCAACGCAGAAGGGCCTCTTCGCGCATTTTGCCGCGATCGCCGAAAGCGTGAAGCTGCCGATCGTTATCTACAACATTCCCGGCCGTTCGGTCGTGGATATGAGCGTCGAGACCATGGCCGCGCTTGCCAAGGCCTATTCGAACATCATCGGTGTCAAGGATGCCACCGGCAAGATCGAGCGCGTATCCGAACAGCGCATGGCCTGCGGCCCCGATTTCGTGCAGCTTTCCGGCGAGGACGCGACCGCCCTCGGCTTCAATGCCCATGGTGGTGTTGGCTGCATTTCCGTCACGGCTAATGTGGCTCCGCGGCTTTGCGCCGAGTTCCAGGAGGCAACGCTTGCCGGTGAGTTCGCCAAGGCGCTCGACTATCAGGACAAGCTGATGCCGCTGCACAAGGCGATCTTCATGGAGCCCGGCCTTTGCGGCGCGAAGTATGCGCTGAACCGCCTCGGCCGGATGAGCCGCGCCGTGCGCTCGCCGCTGCTGTCGACGCTCGAGCCGGCAACCGAAGCGGCGATCGACGCGGCCCTCAGGCATGCAGGATTGATGAACTGA
- a CDS encoding lytic transglycosylase domain-containing protein produces the protein MRGSNFLPVAAIIGAALLTSPAFSSETLERIPVPARKPVMSGKAAQIATDETTNAIPAIVAPINSDLKTGLDALSNRQPAAAIAVRNAMSRDALDRHILTWAIAVSGQRGIPSFEIADAQRELQGWPGLKSLRANSERALFRENPPAADVLAAFGNTQPETTEGTLILARALVAQGQTEAAAKRLRGIWQRDGLDKDMEGLILAEFSGLLTPADHQRRMAMLLYRNRVEQAERFGDLGKAQSLYRAWAAVNRGNDKADALIAAVDPSWRKDPAYLFIQIESLRKQKKYEEAAKLLARMPKDRGVLVNPGEWWVEQRVVSRGLLDAGDFKGAYRIAASHLATEATDVVDAEFHAGWYALRGMEDPAIAARHFRRILDFSNRPLSASRAWYWLGRSAEAGGPGNASEYFANAARYPGTFYGQLAAARLGRKTLNVAYPAPSANDRAQFENREAVRAISRLESAGHAWRADSLYRALAEELTSPGELALLSARAEKAGNHQLSLQVGKIAFGRGIDVAALAFPVGVIPSSANIDGSGKALAYAIARQESAFNPAAISTANARGLLQLMPGTAKGVASRYGLAYSQDRLTSDAGYNATLGAHYLGEQISSFGGSYILTFIAYNAGPRRVPEWLGRYGDPRGKPIDEVVDWIERIPFQETRNYVQRVMENYQVYKSRLGQKADIVEDLRMGRQ, from the coding sequence ATGCGCGGATCAAACTTTCTGCCTGTCGCCGCCATCATCGGCGCTGCGTTGCTCACGTCGCCGGCGTTCAGTTCCGAAACGCTGGAGCGAATACCGGTTCCGGCTCGCAAACCCGTCATGTCGGGGAAAGCTGCGCAAATTGCCACCGACGAGACCACCAATGCCATTCCGGCGATCGTTGCTCCAATAAACAGCGATCTGAAGACGGGTCTCGACGCTCTGTCCAACCGGCAGCCGGCGGCCGCGATTGCCGTTCGCAATGCCATGAGCCGCGATGCGCTCGACCGGCATATCCTGACCTGGGCGATTGCCGTTTCCGGCCAGCGCGGCATTCCTTCCTTTGAGATCGCCGACGCCCAGCGCGAACTTCAGGGATGGCCCGGCTTGAAATCCCTGCGTGCCAATTCGGAGCGCGCCCTTTTTCGCGAAAATCCGCCGGCGGCCGATGTCCTTGCCGCCTTTGGCAACACCCAGCCTGAGACGACCGAAGGAACCCTCATTTTGGCGCGCGCGCTTGTCGCCCAGGGACAAACAGAAGCTGCCGCGAAACGCTTGCGCGGTATCTGGCAACGGGATGGGCTCGACAAGGATATGGAGGGCCTGATCCTGGCTGAGTTCTCCGGTCTGCTGACGCCAGCCGATCATCAGCGGCGCATGGCCATGCTCCTTTACCGCAACCGCGTCGAACAGGCCGAGCGCTTTGGCGATCTCGGCAAGGCACAGTCACTCTATCGTGCCTGGGCAGCGGTCAATCGCGGCAACGACAAGGCCGATGCGCTGATCGCGGCGGTCGATCCCTCCTGGCGCAAGGATCCGGCTTACCTCTTCATTCAGATCGAATCCTTGCGAAAGCAGAAAAAATACGAGGAGGCGGCCAAGCTTCTTGCCCGTATGCCGAAGGACAGAGGGGTGCTCGTCAATCCTGGCGAATGGTGGGTCGAGCAGCGCGTCGTTAGCCGAGGCCTGCTCGACGCGGGCGACTTCAAGGGCGCCTACCGGATCGCGGCCAGCCATCTGGCAACGGAGGCGACCGATGTCGTCGACGCCGAATTCCACGCCGGCTGGTACGCATTGCGCGGCATGGAAGATCCGGCGATCGCAGCGCGCCACTTCCGCCGCATCCTCGACTTTTCAAACCGTCCGCTTTCCGCCTCTCGCGCCTGGTATTGGCTGGGCCGTTCGGCCGAGGCCGGCGGACCGGGCAATGCCAGCGAATATTTCGCCAATGCGGCTCGCTACCCCGGAACCTTCTATGGGCAACTTGCAGCCGCCCGGCTTGGCCGCAAGACGTTGAACGTCGCCTACCCTGCCCCATCGGCGAACGACCGGGCACAGTTCGAGAACCGTGAGGCAGTGCGCGCGATCTCCCGCCTTGAAAGCGCCGGCCACGCCTGGCGCGCCGACAGCCTCTACCGTGCGCTTGCCGAAGAACTGACCAGTCCCGGCGAGCTCGCTCTGCTTTCGGCGCGCGCAGAGAAGGCCGGAAACCACCAGCTCTCGCTCCAGGTCGGCAAGATCGCATTCGGACGCGGCATCGATGTCGCGGCCCTCGCCTTTCCCGTCGGCGTGATTCCTTCGAGCGCCAATATCGACGGTTCCGGCAAGGCGCTTGCCTATGCGATCGCGCGGCAGGAAAGCGCCTTCAATCCCGCAGCCATCTCAACCGCCAATGCCCGCGGCCTGCTGCAACTGATGCCGGGTACAGCCAAGGGCGTCGCCAGTCGCTATGGCCTCGCGTATTCGCAGGATCGGCTGACCAGCGATGCGGGCTACAACGCCACGCTCGGCGCTCATTACCTCGGCGAACAGATCAGCAGCTTCGGCGGCTCCTATATCCTAACCTTCATTGCTTATAACGCCGGGCCGCGCCGTGTACCGGAGTGGCTTGGCCGCTATGGCGACCCACGCGGCAAGCCGATCGACGAAGTCGTCGACTGGATCGAGCGCATTCCATTCCAGGAGACCCGCAATTATGTGCAGCGGGTCATGGAAAACTATCAGGTTTACAAGTCGAGGCTCGGGCAGAAGGCCGACATCGTCGAGGACCTGAGGATGGGGCGCCAATAG